From a region of the Paraburkholderia hospita genome:
- a CDS encoding AGE family epimerase/isomerase — translation MKQPDTTLSNNTANHKVPPVASFRDGAFLLSHVEDTLRFYAPNVLDPSGGFFHFFRDDGTIYNRATRHLVSSCRYVFNYAMAYRQFGDPQHLEYAQHGLKFLRDAHWDPHQQGYDWEIDWRDGHKRTLDATRHCYGLAFVLLAYAHAAMAGIEEAKPMIAATFELMEHRFWDPAAGLYADEATPDWSVSSYRGQNANMHTTEALLAAYEATGHLVYLDRAERVATNITLRQAKLSQGLVWEHFHADWSVDWHYNEEDSSNIFRPWGFQPGHQTEWAKLLLILERHRPLPWLLPRAIELFDAAMTHAWDNDHGGLYYGFGPDYTVCDHDKYFWVQAETFATAALLGQRTGNERFWDWYDEIWRYSWTHFVDHRYGAWYRILTCDNRKYSDEKSPAGKTDYHTMGACYEVLQHALQAAVQPESQPSSASE, via the coding sequence ATGAAACAACCCGACACGACTCTTTCGAACAACACCGCCAATCACAAGGTGCCGCCTGTCGCGAGCTTCCGCGACGGCGCTTTCCTGCTGTCGCACGTCGAGGACACGCTGCGCTTCTACGCGCCGAACGTGCTCGATCCGAGCGGCGGCTTCTTCCACTTCTTTCGCGACGACGGCACGATCTACAACCGCGCGACGCGTCACCTCGTCAGCAGTTGCCGCTACGTGTTCAACTACGCGATGGCGTACCGGCAGTTCGGCGATCCGCAGCATCTGGAGTACGCGCAACACGGCCTGAAGTTCCTGCGCGATGCGCACTGGGACCCGCATCAACAAGGCTACGACTGGGAGATCGACTGGCGCGACGGCCACAAGCGCACGCTCGATGCAACGCGCCACTGCTACGGCCTCGCGTTCGTGCTGCTCGCGTACGCGCACGCGGCGATGGCAGGCATCGAAGAAGCGAAGCCGATGATCGCCGCGACCTTCGAGCTGATGGAGCACCGCTTCTGGGACCCGGCAGCCGGCCTGTACGCCGACGAAGCTACGCCCGACTGGAGCGTGAGCTCGTACCGCGGCCAGAACGCGAACATGCACACGACGGAAGCGCTGCTCGCCGCGTACGAGGCGACGGGCCATCTCGTGTATCTCGACCGCGCCGAGCGCGTCGCGACGAACATCACGCTGCGTCAGGCCAAGCTGTCGCAAGGTCTGGTGTGGGAGCATTTTCACGCGGACTGGTCGGTGGACTGGCACTACAACGAAGAAGACAGCTCGAACATCTTCCGTCCGTGGGGTTTTCAACCGGGCCATCAGACGGAATGGGCGAAGCTGCTGTTGATCCTGGAGCGTCACCGTCCGCTGCCGTGGCTGCTGCCGCGCGCGATCGAACTGTTCGACGCGGCCATGACGCACGCGTGGGACAACGATCACGGCGGCCTCTACTACGGCTTCGGCCCGGACTACACCGTCTGCGATCACGACAAATACTTCTGGGTGCAGGCCGAAACCTTCGCGACGGCCGCGCTGCTCGGACAGCGCACGGGCAACGAGCGCTTCTGGGACTGGTACGACGAGATCTGGCGCTACAGCTGGACGCATTTCGTCGATCATCGCTATGGCGCGTGGTATCGCATCCTCACGTGCGACAACCGCAAATACAGCGACGAAAAGAGCCCGGCCGGCAAGACCGACTATCACACGATGGGCGCATGCTACGAAGTGCTGCAGCACGCACTGCAAGCCGCAGTGCAGCCTGAATCGCAGCCTTCCAGCGCGTCCGAATAA